In Helicobacter bilis, a genomic segment contains:
- a CDS encoding DUF485 domain-containing protein yields the protein MGKAVASKEEVRARFYKFVSFRNKFSLYLSLIILVCYYAFIASVGFFPEILGYRLGPSAISLGIILGVFIIVLSIVSTGIYTLFANKYFDKEQAEVLEEMDRVGLVKEMQNEK from the coding sequence ATGGGTAAGGCAGTCGCTTCAAAAGAGGAAGTGAGAGCGAGATTCTATAAATTTGTGTCATTTCGCAATAAGTTTTCGCTTTATCTTTCTTTGATTATTCTTGTTTGTTATTACGCATTTATTGCTAGTGTTGGATTTTTCCCAGAAATTCTTGGATACAGATTAGGTCCTAGTGCGATCAGTTTAGGCATTATCTTAGGTGTGTTTATTATTGTGTTATCGATTGTAAGCACAGGGATTTATACGCTGTTTGCGAATAAATATTTTGATAAAGAGCAAGCCGAAGTGCTAGAAGAGATGGATCGTGTAGGTTTGGTTAAGGAAATGCAAAATGAGAAATAG